One Trichoderma atroviride chromosome 7, complete sequence DNA segment encodes these proteins:
- a CDS encoding uncharacterized protein (EggNog:ENOG41), whose amino-acid sequence MSSFADFGTAGEDVFPNGTVFPSSDSLVRGAIEAWGQHQSLVLRPDEVWFEILVQLNFYMTAHAEDVRHLFVDIDGKQEIQVWRLSWHDVIAAFGGEIQKRVKTDWLLDWITPGFTTTDENDGLTATVLMMGLMQHYFEFSGGITCGLPEVTLLGTRDDWVKLLSKLDRLKEWGEEPADYAERLRPILQRFVDTWDRPGSEETKDFWNNIVRSQRLFSCGGPPDYRISGWITGFLHWTAEGSLRIPRDVEKEWQPSSGDLVLDGVAYFPATLKDVPVGYAKAPLKMLDYPSPGANSTAYLLAGNVGVQRLAVSSDGPGEDWKVTAQPMSAWFLYGPVDATVKAGPGYGNGDELLRMAAGLGMCETHGNATEGDGDGEGDDGGDDGPILVGIGADGSGTSWW is encoded by the coding sequence ATGTCATCGTTTGCTGATTTTGGCACTGCTGGCGAGGACGTGTTTCCCAATGGCACCGTCTTCCCATCATCGGACAGTCTCGTGAGAGGGGCAATCGAGGCGTGGGGCCAGCACCAGAGCCTTGTCCTGCGGCCTGACGAGGTATGGTTTGAGATTCTGGTGCAGCTCAACTTCTACATGACTGCACATGCCGAAGACGTCCGACACCTCTTTGTCGACATTGACGGCAAGCAAGAGATCCAAGTGTGGCGTCTGTCATGGCATGACGTGATTGCGGCGTTTGGAGGCGAGATCCAGAAGAGGGTCAAGACCGATTGGCTGCTGGACTGGATCACGCCCGGCTTCACCACGACAGATGAGAATGACGGCCTCACAGCCACTGTGCTGATGATGGGCTTGATGCAGCATTACTTTGAGTTCAGTGGGGGCATCACCTGTGGCCTCCCCGAGGTGACCCTGCTGGGCACGCGAGACGATTGGGTGAAGCTGCTCAGCAAGCTGGACAGGCTGAAGGAGTGGGGAGAGGAGCCGGCAGACTATGCCGAGCGTCTGCGGCCAATTCTGCAGCGCTTCGTCGACACATGGGACCGCCCCGGCAGCGAAGAAACAAAGGACTTCTGGAACAATATTGTGCGGTCCCAGCGCCTCTTCTCCTGCGGCGGGCCCCCTGACTACCGCATCTCAGGGTGGATCACCGGCTTCCTGCACTGGACCGCCGAGGGCTCGCTTCGCATCCCGCGCGACGTCGAAAAGGAGTGGCAGCCCTCGAGCGGCGACCTGGTGCTCGACGGCGTCGCGTATTTCCCAGCAACGCTCAAGGACGTGCCCGTCGGCTACGCAAAGGCGCCGCTCAAGATGCTGGACTACCCAAGTCCAGGGGCCAACTCGACGGCGTATCTGCTGGCGGGCAACGTCGGCGTCCAGAGACTGGCGGTGTCGAGCGATGGACCGGGGGAGGACTGGAAAGTGACGGCGCAACCGATGAGTGCGTGGTTCCTGTACGGGCCTGTGGACGCGACGGTCAAGGCTGGGCCGGGATATGGCAACggggatgagctgctgaggatggcggcgggGCTGGGAATGTGCGAGACGCATGGCAATGCCACGGagggtgatggtgatggtgagggtgatgatggtggtgatgatggtccTATTCTTGTTGGCATTGGAGCCGATGGCAGCGGAACATCGTGGTGGTGA
- a CDS encoding uncharacterized protein (BUSCO:EOG092D17TE): MAPANTLPAWSELQAHRDDVAKSFVLKEAFSSDADRFSRFSRTFKAAGSADILFDFSKNFLTNETLDLLVKLAEQAGVERKRDALFRGDKINFTEKRAVFHPALRNVGGWDMKVDGVDVMSGPNGVNSVLDHMKDFSEKVRSGEWTGFTGKKLTNIVNVGIGGSDLGPVMVTEALKYYGAPDMTLHFVSNIDGTHMAEALKASDPETTLFLVASKTFTTAETTTNANTAKSWFLEKTGGKGDVAKHFVALSTNEAEVTKFGIDSANMFGFESWVGGRYSVWSAIGLSVALYVGYDNFYKFLSGAHAMDKHFRETPLKENIPVLGGLLSVWYSNFFQAQTHLVAPFDQYLHRFAAYLQQLSMESNGKGITSDGSTAKYTTGAILFGEPCTNAQHSFFQLVHQGTKLIPADFILAAKSHNPIHDNLHQKMLASNYFAQAEALMVGKTDEQLRAEGTPEDLIPHKRFLGNRPTTSILVGDVIGPAELGALIVYYEHLTFVEGAIWDINSFDQWGVELGKVLAKKILKELDEPGNGEGHDVSTGGLIGAFKQFAKI, from the exons ATGGCTCCGGCAAACACCCTCCCCGCGTGGAGCGAGCTCCAGGCTCACCGCGACGACGTGGCCAAGAGCTTCGTCCTCAAGGAGGCCTTTTCGTCCGACGCCGACCGCTTCAGCCGCTTCTCGCGCACCTTCAAGGCCGCCGGCTCGGCCGACATCCTCTTCGACTTCAGCAAGAACTTTTTGACCAACGAGACGCTCGACCTGCTGGTCAAGCTGGCCGAGCAGGCCGGCGTCGAGCGCAAGCGCGATGCCCTGTTCCGCGGCGACAAGATCAACTTCACCGAGAAACGCGCCGTCTTCCACCCCGCGCTGCGGAATGTCGGCGGCTGGGACATGAAGGTCGACGGCGTGGACGTCATGAGCGGGCCCAACGGCGTCAACAGCGTGCTGGACCACATGAAGGACTTTTCCGAAAAGGTCCGCAGCGGCGAGTGGACTGGCTTCACCGGCAAGAAGCTGACCAACATTGTCAACGTCGGCATCGGCGGCTCTGATCT CGGCCCCGTCATGGTCACCGAGGCTCTCAAGTACTATGGCGCCCCCGACATGACCCTCCACTTCGTCTCCAACATCGACGGCACCCACATGGCCGAGGCCCTGAAAGCCTCTGACCCCGAGACCACCCTCTTCCTCGTTGCCTCCAAGACCTTTACCACCGCAGAGACCACCACCAACGCCAACACCGCCAAGTCATGGTTCCTCGAGAAGACGGGCGGCAAGGGAGACGTCGCCAAGCACTTTGTTGCCCTGTCCACCAACGAGGCCGAGGTCACCAAGTTTGGCATCGACAGCGCCAACATGTTTGGTTTCGAGAGCTGGGTCGGCGGCCGCTACTCTGTGTGGAGCGCCATCGGCCTGAGCGTTGCCCTGTACGTCGGCTACGACAACTTTTACAAGTTCCTCAGCGGTGCCCACGCCATGGACAAGCACTTCCGCGAGACTCCCCTGAAGGAGAACATTCCCGTCCTCGGAGGTCTGCTGAGCGTCTGGTACTCCAACTTTTTCCAGGCTCAGACTCACCTGGTTGCTCC CTTCGACCAATACCTTCACCGATTTGCTGCCTACCTCCAGCAGCTGTCCATGGAGTCCAACGGCAAGGGCATCACTTCCGATGGTTCCACCGCCAAGTACACCACTG GCGCTATCCTGTTTGGCGAGCCCTGCACCAACGCTCAGCACTCCTTCTTCCAGCTGGTCCACCAGGGCACCAAGCTGATCCCCGCCGACTTCATCCTGGCGGCCAAGTCTCACAACCCCATCCACGACAACCTGCACCAGAAGATGCTGGCATCCAACTACTTTGCCCAGGCCGAGGCCCTCATGGTCGGCAAGACTGACGAACAGCTCCGAGCTGAGGGCACCCCCGAGGATCTCATCCCTCACAAGCGCTTCCTCGGCAACCGACCAACCACATCCATCCTGGTGGGCGATGTCATCGGCCCGGCCGAGCTGGGTGCCCTGATTGTCTACTACGAGCACCTGACTTTTGTCGAGGGTGCCATCTGGGACATTAACAGCTTCGACCAGTGGGGCGTTGAGCTGGGCAAGGTGCTTGCCAAGAAGATTCTCAAGGAGCTCGACGAGCCCGGCAACGGCGAGGGCCACGATGTTTCCACCGGTGGCCTGATTGGAGCTTTCAAGCAGTTTGCCAAGATTTAA
- a CDS encoding uncharacterized protein (BUSCO:EOG092D0HWZ) gives MRLDVKRQLYARSERVKGIDFHPQEPWILTTLYSGHVNIWSYETQQIVKSFELTDVPVRAGRFVARKNWIVCGSDDFQLRVYNYNTSEKITSFEAHPDYIRAICVHPTLPFVLTASDDMSIKLWDWDKGWKCVQVFEGHSHYVMGLAINPKDTNTFASACLDRTVKIWSLGSGTANFTLEAHETKGVNHVDYYPHSDKPYLLTTSDDRTVKIWDYTTKSLIATLEGHTNNVSFACYHPELPVIISGSEDGTIKLWHANTYRLEQSLSYSLERAWCASYQKGKQGVAVGYDDGAVVIKLGREEPAVSMDPSGKLIWAKQNEVVSSIIKGDASIKDNEPITLPTKDLGTCEVYPQTLIHSPNGRFVAVCGDGEYIIYTALAWRNKAFGSAMDFVWASKENSNDFAIRESPMSVKVFKNFVEKSGGLDVGFQADGLTGGVLLGVTGQGGVSFFDWNTGGLVRRIEVEPKQVYWSESGELVAIACEDTFYVLRFSRENYIEAVQSGEVEEDGVESAFEVITDVNESIRTGEWVGDCFIYTNSTNRLNYLVGDQTYTISHFDKPMYLLGYIQRDSRIYLADKDVGVTSFALSQPVLEYQTLVLREDMETAAELLPTIPADQLNKVARFLEGQGHKDLALEVATDPEHKFELALALNQLAIALDLARQVDVEHKWKTVGDAALTAWDVNLAAECFTHAKDLGSLLLVYSSTGDHEGLAKLVAQAEEANAHNVAFSAAWLIGDVDRCVDILTKTGRAVEATLFAQTYKPSLAATAAKSWKESLEKNKKGRVAKLIGVPDDDAELFPEWDEWLKLESEGGVAADVDMATPNSKSEEEGEAEAEAQEEEEEQDEEMEEAKEEQEE, from the exons ATGAGATTGGACGTCAAG CGCCAGCTTTACGCTCGCAGCGAACGAGTCAAGGGAATCGATTTCCACCCTCAGGAGCCATGGATCCTCACCACCCTATACAGCG GCCACGTCAACATCTGGTCATACGAGACACAGCAGATTGTCAAGTCTTTCGAGCTCACAGACGTCCCCGTGCGAGCTGGTAGATTCGTTGCGCGAAAGAACTGGATAGTCTGTGGATCAGATGACTTCCAGCTGCGAGTCTACAACTACAACACCTCCGAAAAGATCACCTCCTTTGAGGCGCACCCCGACTACATCAGAGCCATCTGCGTTCACCCTACGCTGCCGTTTGTCCTGACCGCCTCAGATGATATGAGCATCAAGCTTTGGGACTGGGACAAGGGCTGGAAATGTGTCCAGGTTTTCGAGGGCCACAGCCACTATGTCATGGGGCTTGCCATTAACCCCAAAGATACCAACACCTTTGCGTCGGCGTGTTTGGACCGAACTGTCAAGATCTGGAGCTTGGGATCCGGCACCGCCAACTTCACTCTCGAGGCCCATGAGACAAAGGGTGTAAACCACGTCGACTACTACCCCCACTCCGACAAGCCTTACCTCCTCACCACCTCCGACGACCGAACTGTCAAGATCTGGGACTACACCACAAAGTCTCTGATTGCAACCCTCGAGGGACACACCAACAACGTTTCATTCGCCTGCTACCACCCCGAGCTGCCCGTCATCATCTCTGGTTCAGAAGACGGCACCATCAAGCTCTGGCACGCCAACACATACCGACTGGAGCAGTCATTGAGCTATAGCTTGGAAAGAGCCTGGTGCGCCTCTTATCAGAAGGGCAAGCAGGGCGTTGCAGTTGGTTACGATGACGGCGCTGTGGTGATCAAGCTGGGACGCGAGGAGCCGGCTGTTTCCATGGATCCCTCCGGCAAGCTGATTTGGGCAAAGCAGAACGAAGTCGTATCGTCCATCATCAAGGGAGATGCCTCTATCAAGGATAACGAGCCCATCACATTACCGACCAAAGATCTGGGTACATGCGAAGTCTACCCCCAGACGCTCATCCACTCTCCCAATGGCCGATTCGTAGCCGTGTGCGGTGACGGCGAATACATCATTTACACAGCGCTGGCATGGCGCAACAAGGCCTTTGGATCTGCCATGGACTTTGTGTGGGCGTCAAAAGAGAACAGCAATGACTTTGCCATCCGAGAGTCGCCCATGAGCGTCAAGGTGTTTAAGAACTTTGTGGAGAAGAGCGGAGGCCTCGATGTTGGATTCCAGGCCGATGGTCTTACGGGAGGTGTTTTATTGGGTGTGACTGGCCAGGGCGGTGTCTCTTTCTTCGACTGGAACACTGGTGGCTTGGTTCGCAGAATCGAGGTGGAGCCTAAACAGGTCTACTGGTCAgagagcggcgagctggtggCTATTGCTTGCGAAGATACGTTTTACGTCCTGCGCTTCTCCCGCGAAAACTACATTGAGGCTGTGCAATCCGGAGAggttgaggaagatggcgtCGAATCAGCGTTTGAAGTCATTACCGATGTCAACGAATC CATCCGCACGGGTGAATGGGTAGGCGACTGCTTCATTTACACCAACAGCACCAACCGACTCAACTACCTGGTTGGTGACCAGACTTACACCATCTCTCACTTTGACAAGCCCATGTATCTCCTGGGTTATATCCAGAGAGATTCCCGCATCTACCTTGCCGATAAAGATGTCGGCGTCACCTCCTTTGCCCTATCACAGCCTGTTCTCGAATACCAGACCTTGGTATTGCGCGAAGATATGGAGACggctgctgagctgcttCCTACTATCCCTGCCGATCAGCTGAACAAGGTTGCACGATTCCTGGAAGGCCAAGGACACAAAGACCTTGCCCTGGAGGTTGCAACTGACCCCGAGCACAAGTTTGAGCTTGCATTGGCCCTGAATCAGCTCGCTATTGCCCTTGATCTGGCCCGACAAGTCGACGTCGAGCACAAGTGGAAGACTGTTGGAGACGCGGCTCTGACAGCCTGGGATGTCAATCTTGCTGCGGAGTGCTTTACACACGCCAAGGACCTGGgctccctcctcctcgtgTACTCATCAACGGGCGACCATGAGGGTCTCGCCAAGCTGGTCGCTCAGGCTGAAGAGGCCAATGCTCACAACGTGGCATTCTCAGCCGCGTGGCTCATCGGAGATGTTGACCGATGCGTGGACATCTTGACCAAGACTGGACGGGCCGTAGAAGCTACTCTGTTTGCCCAGACATACAAGCCTAGCCTAGCCGCGACCGCAGCGAAATCATGGAAGGAGA